The following proteins come from a genomic window of Phycodurus eques isolate BA_2022a chromosome 9, UOR_Pequ_1.1, whole genome shotgun sequence:
- the gria2b gene encoding glutamate receptor 2b isoform X2 encodes MRTAAAMQQIVHFSVSFLLVLWGCAHGGSPSVQIGGLFPRGADQEYSAFRIGMVQFGTAEFRLTPHIDNLEVANSFAVTNCFCSQFSRGVYAIFGFYDKKSVNTIASFCGTLHVSFITPSFPLDGTQQFIIQMRPDIKGPLLSLIEYYKWDKFAYLYDSDRGLTTLQVVLDTAAERKWQVTAINVGNLKDERKDEAYRSLFQDLENKKERRVILDCEQDKVKDIMDQVITIGRHVKGYHYIIANLGFVDGDLSKIQYGGANVSGFQIVDFDDPLVSKFDQRWEALEEKEYPGADSKIRYTSALTYDAVQVMTEAFRYLHKQRIDFTRRANNGDCLANPAVPWAQGVEIERALKQVRVEGLTGNIQFDQHGKRVNYSVNIMELKNNGPVKIGYWNEVDKMAVTKSDVFANDSTGMENKTVIVTTILEAPYVMLKKNADLFEDNDRYEGYCVDLAAEIAKHCGFKYQLKIVGDGRYGARDAETKIWNGMVGELVYGKADIAVAPLTITLVREEVIDFSKPFMSLGISIMIKKPQKSKPGVFSFLDPLAYEIWMCIVFAYIGVSVVLFLVSRFSPYEWHTEEYEDGQIQTNESTNEFGIFNSLWFSLGAFMRQGCDISPRSLSGRIVGGVWWFFTLIIISSYTANLAAFLTVERMVSPIESAEDLAKQTEIAYGTLDSGSTKEFFRRSKIALFDKMWTYMRSAEPSVFVKKTAEGVLRVRKSKGKYAYLLESTMNEYIEQRKPCDTMKVGGNLDSKGYGIATPKGSSLRNAVNLAVLKLNEQGLLDKLKNKWWYDKGECGSGGGDSKEKTSALSLSNVAGVFYILVGGLGLAMLVALIEFCYKSRAEAKRMKVAKNAQNINPTSSQNSQNFATYKEGYNVYGIESVKI; translated from the exons TCTGCTCGCAGTTCTCCAGGGGCGTCTACGCCATTTTCGGATTCTACGACAAAAAGTCGGTCAACACCATCGCGTCGTTCTGCGGTACGCTGCACGTGTCCTTCATCACGCCCAGTTTCCCGCTGGACGGCACCCAGCAGTTCATCATCCAGATGAGGCCCGACATCAAGGGCCCGCTGCTCAGCCTCATCGAGTACTACAAGTGGGACAAGTTCGCCTACCTGTACGACAGCGATCGAG GCCTGACGACGCTTCAGGTGGTCCTGGACACGGCGGCCGAAAGGAAGTGGCAAGTGACGGCCATCAACGTGGGCAACCTCAAAGATGAGCGCAAGGACGAAGCGTACCGCTCGCTCTTCCAGGACCTGGAGAACAAGAAAGAGCGCAGGGTGATCCTGGACTGTGAACAGGACAAAGTCAAAGACATCATGgaccag GTCATCACCATTGGCAGGCATGTTAAAGGCTACCATTACATCATAGCCAATCTG GGTTTTGTCGACGGTGACCTATCCAAAATCCAGTACGGCGGCGCCAACGTGTCGGGCTTCCAGATCGTGGATTTCGACGACCCGCTGGTGTCCAAGTTTGACCAGAGATGGGAGGCCCTGGAGGAGAAAGAGTATCCCGGAGCAGACAGCAAGATCAGG TACACGTCGGCGTTGACGTACGACGCGGTTCAGGTGATGACCGAGGCCTTCCGGTACCTGCACAAGCAACGCATTGACTTCACCCGGCGGGCCAATAACGGCGACTGCCTGGCCAACCCCGCCGTTCCCTGGGCTCAGGGAGTTGAGATCGAGCGAGCGCTGAAGCAG GTGCGCGTAGAGGGCCTGACAGGGAATATTCAGTTCGACCAACACGGCAAGCGGGTCAACTACTCAGTCAACATAATGGAACTGAAAAACAACGGCCCCGTAAAG ATCGGCTACTGGAACGAGGTTGACAAAATGGCTGTCACCAAATCCGACGTCTTTGCCAACGACTCGACGGGGATGGAAAACAAAACGGTCATTGTCACCACCATCTTA GAAGCTCCTTACGTCATGCTGAAAAAGAACGCAGATCTCTTTGAGGACAACGACCGGTACGAGGGCTACTGCGTGGATCTGGCCGCCGAGATCGCTAAACACTGTGGCTTCAAATACCAGCTGAAAATCGTCGGCGACGGCAGGTACGGAGCCAGGGATGCTGAGACCAAGATCTGGAATGGGATGGTCGGCGAGCTAGTGTATGGG AAAGCCGACATCGCCGTGGCTCCGCTGACCATCACCCTGGTCCGAGAGGAGGTGATCGACTTCTCCAAGCCCTTCATGTCTCTGGGGATCTCCATCATGATCAAGAAGCCCCAGAAGTCCAAACCCGGTGTCTTCTCCTTCCTGGACCCGCTGGCCTACGAGATCTGGATGTGCATCGTGTTCGCCTACATTGGCGTCAGCGTGGTGCTCTTCCTGGTCAGCCGCTTCAGCCCGTACGAGTGGCACACCGAGGAGTACGAGGACGGCCAGATCCAGACCAACGAGTCCACCAACGAGTTTGGCATATTCAACAGCCTGTGGTTCTCCCTGGGGGCGTTCATGCGACAAGGCTGCGACATTTCGCCAAG GTCTCTGTCCGGGCGCATCGTGGGCGGCGTGTGGTGGTTCTTCACGCTCATCATCATCTCGTCCTACACGGCCAACCTGGCTGCTTTCCTCACTGTTGAGAGGATGGTGTCGCCCATTGAGAGCGCCGAGGACCTGGCCAAGCAGACCGAGATTGCATACGGCACGCTAGACTCAGGCTCCACTAAAGAGTTCTTTAGG CGTTCTAAAATTGCCCTCTTTGACAAAATGTGGACGTACATGCGGAGTGCAGAGCCCTCCGTGTTTGTGAAAAAAACAGCTGAGGGGGTTCTGAGGGTCCGCAAGTCCAAGGGGAAGTACGCCTACTTGCTGGAGTCCACCATGAACGAGTACATCGAGCAGCGCAAGCCCTGCGACACCATGAAGGTGGGAGGCAACCTGGACTCCAAAGGCTACGGGATCGCCACGCCCAAAGGATCCTCATTAAG AAATGCGGTTAACCTCGCAGTACTAAAACTGAATGAACAAGGCCTGTTggacaaattgaaaaacaaatggtggTACGACAAAGGAGAGTGCGGCAGCGGGGGAGGTGATTCCAAG GAGAAGACCAGCGCCCTCAGCCTGAGCAACGTGGCTGGGGTCTTCTACATTCTGGTCGGAGGACTCGGCTTGGCCATGCTGGTGGCCTTGATCGAGTTCTGTTACAAGTCCCGAGCCGAGGCCAAACGAATGAAGGTGGCAAAGAATGCACAGAATATTAACCCAACTTCCTCGCAGAATTCACAGAATTTTGCAACTTATAAGGAAGGTTACAACGTATATGGGATCGAAAGTGTAAAAATTTAG